A single Alosa sapidissima isolate fAloSap1 chromosome 17, fAloSap1.pri, whole genome shotgun sequence DNA region contains:
- the LOC121688319 gene encoding regulator of G-protein signaling 20 has translation MGSEREEMGKRQMQEAPSTVQTHNTHTHSAINTHTHSWLNAPPNACCFCWCCCCSCSCLTVRSAQDERIQRLVCEQTEVTSNCEESPKPTLEDASSWGQSFERLMKSPAGRGCFRQFLRTEFSEENLLFWLACEELKKETNRGVVEEKVRQIYEDFVSILSPREVSLDSRVRDVINRNMTEPTSHTFDDAQQQIYTLMQRDSYPRYMNSSIYSDLLLSLEQQQQQLQQPEKPPETS, from the exons ATGGGTTCAGAGCGGGAGGAGATGGGCAAACGGCAGATGCAGGAGGCACCGAGTACTGTGCagacgcacaacacacacactcacagcgccataaacactcacacacacagctggctgAATGCGCCTCCCAACgcctgctgcttctgctggtgctgctgctgtagcTGCTCCTG CTTGACTGTGCGCTCTGCTCAGGATGAGCGAATCCAAAGGCTTGTCTGTGAGCAAACTGAAGTGACCAGCAACTGTGAGGAGAG CCCCAAGCCAACGCTGGAGGATGCCAGCTCGTGGGGGCAGTCGTTTGAGCGCCTGATGAAGAGTCCGGCCGGCCGTGGCTGCTTTAGGCAGTTCCTGCGGACGGAGTTCAGCGAGGAGAACCTCCTCTTCTGGCTGGCCTGCGAGGAGCTGAAGAAGGAGACCAACCGCGGTGTGGTGGAAGAGAAGGTGCGCCAGATCTATGAGGACTTTGTCTCCATCCTGTCCCCGCGAGAG gtgaGTCTGGACTCCCGCGTGCGCGACGTGATCAACCGGAACATGACGGAGCCCACGTCCCACACGTTTGATGACGCCCAGCAGCAGATTTACACGCTGATGCAGCGAGACTCCTACCCACGTTACATGAACTCCAGCATCTACTCAGACCTGCTGCTGAGcctggagcagcagcagcaacaactgcAGCAGCCAGAGAAGCCTCCTGAGACCTCCTaa
- the LOC121688175 gene encoding delta-type opioid receptor-like: MEPNLVEIFKEDKCLSSLVEECLSNSSLPDTRNLTHNNSGSWAHEPMSPIIPVITAVYSVVFVVGLVGNCLVMYVIIRYTKMKTATNIYIFNLALADALVTTTMPFQNADYLLHSWPFGEVVCKVFISIDYYNMFTSILTLTMMSVDRYVAVCHPVKALDFRTPLKAKGINVGIWVLSSAAGVPAMVLGGTQTNNGTTECALQFPEPYEYWDRVMKLCVFVLAFVVPVLIITVCYSLMILRLRSVRMLSGSREKDRNLRRITRLVMVVVLVFVVCWMPIHIFILVKALMVVPETTPVMAAYFFCVALGYTNSSLNPVLYAFLDENFKRCFKDFCFPMRGGRGRSGRQARGNSREGEPGVRQLPRPAESPPRTAKPA; encoded by the exons ATGGAGCCAAATTTGGTAGAAATCTTCAAGGAAGACAAATGCCTGTCGTCTTTAGTGGAAGAGTGTCTATCCAACTCTTCTCTGCCCGACACGCGCAACTTGACGCATAACAACAGCGGCAGCTGGGCGCACGAGCCCATGTCCCCAATTATACCGGTAATCACGGCAGTCTATTCCGTGGTTTTTGTGGTGGGACTGGTGGGCAACTGCCTCGTCATGTACGTCATTATCAG GTACACCAAGATGAAGACGGCCACTAACATTTACATCTTCAATCTGGCCCTGGCCGATGCTTTGGTGACCACTACCATGCCCTTCCAGAATGCAGACTATCTGCTCCACTCTTGGCCCTTTGGTGAGGTGGTGTGCAAGGTCTTCATCTCCATTGACTACTACAACATGTTCACCAGTATTCTAACCCTCACCATGATGAGCGTGGATCGCTATGTGGCCGTGTGCCACCCAGTGAAGGCACTAGACTTCCGCACCCCACTTAAAGCCAAGGGCATCAACGTGGGCATTTGGGTGCTCTCTTCAGCTGCCGGGGTGCCCGCCATGGTGCTCGGAGGTACCCAAACCAATAATG GGACCACCGAGTGCGCCCTGCAGTTCCCTGAGCCGTATGAGTACTGGGACAGGGTGATGAAGCTGTGCGTGTTTGTTCTGGCCTTCGTGGTGCCCGTCCTAATCATCACTGTCTGCTACTCGCTGATGATTCTGCGCCTGCGCAGCGTGCGCATGCTCTCCGGCTCGCGAGAGAAGGACCGCAACTTGCGGCGCATCACACgcctggtgatggtggtggtgctggtgttcGTGGTGTGCTGGATGCCCATCCACATCTTTATCCTGGTCAAGGCTCTGATGGTCGTGCCAGAGACCACGCCTGTCATGGCCGCCTACTTTTTCTGTGTGGCCCTGGGCTACACCAACAGCAGCCTCAACCCCGTGCTCTACGCCTTCCTGGATGAGAACTTCAAGCGCTGCTTCAAGGACTTTTGCTTCCCCATGCGCGGGGGCAGGGGCAGATCTGGGCGTCAGGCCAGGGGGAACAGCAGGGAGGGAGAGCCTGGGGTGCGTCAGCTCCCCCGCCCCGCTGAGAGCCCACCACGGACCGCCAAGCCGGCCTGA